AACAACGTCGAACTCCCCGAGGGCGTCGAGAACTTCCACGTTCACCTCTCGGGCTGTACGGCCTCCTGCGCCCAGCCCCAGATCGCCGACGTCTCCCTGCGCGGGATGAAGACGCGCAAGAACGGCGAGCCGGTCGAGGCGCTCGACATCGGCCTCGGCGGCGGTCTCGGCGAGGAGCCGCAGTTCGCCTCCTGGGTCGCAGAACGAATCCCGGCCGACGAGGTCCCCGGTGCGATCGCGAACCTGCTCGAGAACTTCGCCGAGGCGCGCGACAGCGAGGAGCAGAGCTTCCGGGAGTTCGTCGCCGACCGGGACGACGACGAACTCGCCGAGCTGATCGAGCCGGAGGAGACGGACTACGACGATCCGTTCATGCACAACACGAAGCGGACGTGGTATCCCTACGCCGAGGACGACGACCTCGACGCGAGTCCGGCCCCCGCACAGGAGGACGGAACGCCGATCCCGTCCGACGACTAACCGGGCACCGGGTCCGATAGACGCGGACCAGAACTGTTGTTATGACGTCTTTCGAAATTCCGACCGAGATGACTGCTCTCGAGCGCAGCGAGATCGATCGACGGCGGCTGCTCCGGGCGGCGGGAGCGAGCGCGCTGGTCGCGATCGCAGGCTGTGCGGGCGACGACGGTGACGACGCCGAAGGCGAATCGGACGACGAGGAGGACGCGGACCCCGAATCGGTCGACGTCCCGGAAGACGCAACCTGGCGGACCGCTTCGCTCGTGGACGTCTCGACGGACGAGGAGTTCCGCATCGCGGACCTCGATCGGCCGGCGGTGGTCCACACGTTCGCGCGGGGGTGTGCGGTCTGTCACGCACAGCAACGCGAGTTCGGCGAGTTCTACGCGACGGCCGAGGGCGACGTCGAAATCGTCGACCTCACGATCGATCCGAACGACGACCCGGACGAGATTCGGGAGTACGCGGAGGAAGACGACTTCGGCTGGCGGTTCGGGACCTCGCCGGAACCGGTCACGGGCAGCCTCGTCGACAGCTTCGGCCAGGACGTGACCGTCAGCGCGGCCTCGCCGGTGGTCCTCGTCTGTCCGGACGGCGAGGTGTACAGTCTCGAGAAAGTCGTCGACGGCGATCAACTCGAGTCGATACTCGCGGAGGTCTGTTGAGTTGCGATCCGTCGAACCCGATCCGAGGAACCCGTGATATCGACCGTCACCGCGCTGCTCGAGTTCTTTCTGATCGGCCTCGCGACGCCGCTTACGGCCGCGTGCGTCCTTCCGCTGTACCCGTCGTTCGTCGCGTACCTGGTGTCCGCCGGCGACGGCGATCGGCGAACTTCGGAAGCGGTGCTCGGCCTCCTCGTCGTCGCCGGGGTGATCGCGTTCATGGCGGTCGTCGGACTCCTGTGGACCATCGTGCTCGGTGCCGGGATCGCGGACGCCGTCCAGCGCCTTTCTCCGATCGCCTTCGGCACGTTAGCGGTCGTCGGCGCGGCGCTCGTCGTCGCGCCGAACGGCTTCGCCCGGTTTCCGACGATCGAACCGCCACACGACAGGTATCCGACGCTGTCGGCGTTCGGCTACGGCTTCTTCTTCGGCGCGATCGTCATCCCCTGCAACCCGGGGTTGATCGCGCTGTTTTTCGCTCGGTCGACGGTCGCCTTTCCGCGGTTCGACTCGCAGCTGGAGGTCGTGCTCGGCTTTCTCGCGTTCGGGCTGGGAATCGGCGCGCCCCTGCTCGCGTTCGCGCTCCTCTCGCAGTCGTTCGGCCGGCGGGTCACGCGGACGCTCGCCCGACACAGTTCGCCCCTGAACCGTCTCGTCGGCCTCGTCCTTCTCGCCGTGTCGCTGTACTACCTGCTGTTCGTCTTCTCGGTCGGTCCCGGAACCGGCGGTCTCGAACCGCCGATCGGTTCGGCGGCGATACCGTCGGTCGGCGCTCTCCGAGTCGTCTCTCCCGCAGTTCGTCCGGCAGTATAAGTACGCCCGAGCGCTCTATCGGACTAGACAGATGGCAGACCGACTGATGAAAGTCAACGCGTACACGACGCTCGATCTCGCCGACGCCGTCGCGAAGGGACACGACTTCGAAACCGAGTCGCTCGCCGTCGTCAACGCGACGGCGGACAGAGAAGAGCCGGACTACGTCCGACTCCAGTTCGAACTCGACAACATGACCGAGGACCACCTCCCCGCACACATGGAGGAGATTCGGCTCACGCCCGACGAAGCGCGGTCGATCGCGACCGATCTCGAGAAACACGCCTCCCGCGTCGAGCAGGCGGACGGCGTTCGAGAGTAAGCGCGGGCGGCGCTCACCGAAGCTCCTCGAGTTTGTCCTTCGCCTTGTCGACCGTCGAGTCGAACGTCTCCTCGAGTTCCTCGACGGAACGCTCGACGTGGTAGACGCGTTCGCTCGGGACTCGCCGGACGACGTCGTTGCCGTCGTCGTCGGTCCCGTACTCGAACAGCCAGTGATCCTGGAAGTAGGCGATGTGGTCGTTGTCGACGGTGGCCTTTTCGATCTCGCCGGACGCCGTTTCGTAGACGATGGTCGCTCTACCGAGTTCAGCCATACCGTGTTCCACTGTGCGAAGCGGGGAAGACACTGTCCCGGCAGATGCAATCTTCGCCTCGGGGAGGAGTTCGGAGCGGGGCAAACCGCCAATGTACACGAACAATTGTCGTTGTTAGGCTTGCTCGGTATTACCGCTACGGTCCTATCGGTGGTATGAATCTTGGACACATAGCTCGACTCGAAGACTTCGGCAAGCGATCGCTCGTAACCCACGCGATCATGGCGCTCTCGTTCGCCGGTGCGATCGTCGCGGGGCTGTTCGTCGAGGGCGAACTGGGACTGGTCTCGTTCGTCGCCCTCCTCAACTTCACCGCTGGGGTGTGGGTCGCCCAGTCGATCCACTCGCTCGGTCACGGCTCGCGCGGTGGCGAGTACAACGGTATCCTGAGCGAAATCGTCGACTTCACCGATACGAAGAGCAGTTCCGGGCTCGACACCGGCCGGCTGGCTCGCCTGTTCACGCTGATCGCCGCCGTGACGGCAGTTTCGCTGCTGACGTCGGCTCAGGTCCTGGTGGGGCCGCTGTTCTCGATCGCCGTCGTCGCCGTCGGGAGCGTCGCGCTCGTGACCGCGATCGTCGGGTTCCTGATCGCCCTCGGGACGTCCTACGACGAGTCGATGCACCACTGGGAAACCGAGGTCGAGCGTCAGAGCGGTGCGCCCGGTGACCAGAAGTAGCCCTTCGAATTCTCCTCACAGGGAACGCGGGTGCTCGACGCCGACACAAGACCCTGCTACTCGTTTTCGGCCGAGTTAGAGCCAACACTCGACGCGCAAGCGTCCGATTCCGCGGTTGAACGGGGCTACTCAACGTCGTTCCGATCTGGATCGTCCGCCCGGCGACGAATCGGTCGGCAAAGGCGGCGCCAGGCGCCGAGCCTATATACTCGTCGCCGGAAGCACGACTATGCAGACGGCGCTCCGGGCCGACGGCTGGACGCGGATGGACGGCGTCGCGGTTCGCGGCCGCGCGTTCGAGGGCGAGAGACTGCTCGAGGGCTCCGCGCTCGCGTCCCGGTTCGCCGACGCTCGGGGCACCGACGAGCCGACCCTCGAGGCCGTCGCCTCCGTCGCGGCGACGCTCGAGGGCTTTTTCGCCGCCGCCGTCCGCGGTCCGGACGCGACGCATCTCGTCGCCGACGGCGCCCGCTCGATCCCGCTGTACTACGACACCCGGGGAACGGTCGTCGCCGATCAAGGGCAGATCGTCCGCGACGCGCTCGAGGCGAGTCACGATCCGATCACCGAGAGCGAATTTCTCCTCACGCGGTACGTGACGGGACCCGAAACGATCTGGTCGGGGGTCCGTTCGACCCAGCCCGGAGAAGTCGTCCGCGTCGGCAGTGAGGGCAGTACTCGCCGCACGTACCGCGACTACTGGCCGGCGAACTCGGCCGACCGGCGACCGGACGCGTCTCGAGCATCTCCGGGTCAGTCGCGAGCGCGGCTCGAGTCGGCTCTCGAGACGGCGCTCGATCGGCTCGAGCGCGTCGCCGGCGACCGCCCCGTCGTCGTCCCGCTCTCGGGCGGCTACGACTCCCGGCTGCTCGCGTCGGCGCTCGTCGAGCGCGGCCGCGAGGTGATCGGCTTCACGTTCGGTCGCTCCGGCCACCCCGACGTCGAAGCGAGCAGGGAGATCGCGGCCCGACTCGGAATCCGGTGGGAGTTCTGTGACTACGACGAGTCGACGTGGCGCGAGTGGTACCACGGACCGGCGGGACGAGCGTACAGGCGGCGAGCGTTCGGCGGCGACGCCCTTCCCTTCCTCGCGGAGTGGCCCGCGGTCCGGCAACTGGTCGCCGAGGGGCGACTACCGACGGACGCGCTGTACTGTCCCGGCCACACCGTCGCGACGCCGAGCGAGCGGCTTCCGCAGTTCGCCGGTGAGCGGGACGACGACGCGCCGTCCTCGAGCGTCGGCTGCGGACCGGCCGTCGACGCGGATGACGACGTCGACGATACGGACGACAGAGAACGGGTCGAGCCGTCGCTCGAGGCCCTGACCGACTACGTCCTCGAGCGCCACTACGCGCTGTGGGACTGGGACGACGCAACGTTCGAACGGGCGGCCCGCGAGCGTATTCGGCGGGGGCTGCTCGGCGACCGCGATCCCGGCGCGGTGACCGATCCGGAGAGCGCGGCCGCGGCCTACGAGCGCTGGGAATGGCGCGGACGGATGGCGACGTTCACGAACGGCGACCTCCGGGCGTACGAGGACGCGGGCCTCGACTGGTGGCTCCCGCTGTGGGACCCCGCGTACGTCCGCGCCTGGGAGCGAGTACCGCTCGAGCAGCGGCGAGGGAAGGGACTGCACGCGGATCTCGCGCTCGAGTACTACCGTCGCGCGGCGGACGTCCCTCGGGACAGGGTCGGGGTGACGGACCGATCGCTCTCGCCGATCGATCGCCACCTCGCGCTGGTTCGCTACACACCGACTCGGCAGTTCACCGAGCGAGGCGGGGACTGGGAGCCGCCGTTTCTCGCGCCGCGGTCGGCCTGGAGCGAACCGGGAAGTCATCCCCTGTCGTGGTACGAGATCCTCGACGACGACCTGCTCGATCGACTGCCGCCGTTCCGGAACCTCTACGCGCTGCGAACGCTGGCCGCGACGGGCCGCCTCGGGATCGCGGACCCGACGGGGCCGGTTCCGGACGGTTCGACCCTCGAGCTACCGATCGAGGACCGCGACTGAGCCCGATCGAAAACGCGGCCCTTACGTACCACCGGTTGTGACCACTGGGTAATGAGACGGCGAAAGTTTCTCACGTCGGGTGCAGCGGTCGCCGGAGTCGGTCTGGCTGGATGTATCTCTCGGGAAGGGGAGAACGGCGGAACGACGGGCTCTACCGACGACGAGGACGACATCCTCAAAGTCGCGACCTACAACTCGTTCGTCGACGCGCCGAGCGACAGTCCGGGCGAGTGGATCGCCGACGAGTTCGCCGAGCGCTACGACGTCGAATTCGAGTGGCAGACGCCCGAGCAGGAGCTGAATCACTACATCGAGCGCCACAACGAGGGCGCCGAGATCGAACCCGAACTCTACCTGGGGCTCAGTCCTCACGAACTCGTCCGCGCGGACCGGGAAGTCGAGGACGGTCCCCTCTTCGCCGAGACGGACGAGGACGCACTCGAGAACGTCGCCGACGTCGAGGAGGAATACTACTTCGATCCGCACGACCGGGTGATCCCGACGTACAGTAGCTACTGTGCGATCGTCTACGACGGTCGGAACGTCGACACCCCCGAGACGTTCGAGGATCTCCTCGGTCCCGAGTACGAGGGCGAAATCGGCGTCTCGAACCCCCAGCGCGGGACGACCGGGCTGTTGTTCCTGCTGTGGACGATCGACCGGTTCGGCGAGGACGGCTACCTCGAGTACTGGGAGAAGCTGATGGACAACGACGCGCGCGTCCTCGACTCCTGGAGCGACGTGTACGCGCAGTTCGAAGAGGACGAGATTCCGGTCGTCGTCTCCTACTCGAACGACCGCGTCTACGCCGATCGCTTCGACAACGACCTCGAGAAACACCAGGTGTCGTTGCTGAACGACCAGGCCTACGCCAACGTCTCCGGCATGGTCCGCTTCGCCGACGGGACCGACAACGAACTGGCCAACCAGTTTATAGACTTCGTCCTCGACCCCGAGGTGCAGGCGGTGATCGCCGAACGGAACGTCACCGGGCCGGTCAACGAGAAGACGGAGCTCCCCGAGGTGTACGAGGAGCACGCCAAGGTGCCCGACGACACCCCGTTCTTCGACTACGAGGACCTCGACGCCAATCTGAGCGGGTGGCTCGACGAGTGGGAGCAGACGGTCGCCGGTAACTACTGAGTCCCGATCGACCAGTGCATTCGATCGACGCGAACGGACGGATCGCCACCGCGGGCCAGCAGGCGACCGGAGCGGCGTCTACGTTTCACTCGCGGTCGCTTCGGGCCTCGCGGCCGAGTTCCGTCTCGACGGCGTCGACCTTGTCGCTCGCGGACATCGACTTCTCGCGCTTGTCGTCGACCTGGACGAGCGTCTGTACCTCGCCGGCGTCGACGGCCCGGTGGGCGGCGGCGCACGCCGCGAACAGTTCCTCGACGTCGTCGGCCTCGAGGGTCGTCGCCATGGGCGACGTCTCGTACTCGACGTCGTACTCTTCGAGGGCCTCGACGGCGGCCGCGACGTCCGCCGTGACGTCCTCTCCGGTGATCGGCGTCACGCGAAGGAGTGCAAAGACGGTCATAGCCGTCCGTTCCCGCGGTCGCCGGATAGAGATTTCGATCGGCGGTACCACCGGGTGGTCCGGCGTCGATAGGAGCCGACGAACGGCGGCGAGAACGGCCTCGAGAACCGGAGTGGTCCCGTGACCGATCGGAATTCCGCACGCGAGCGGGACGGTCCACGAACCGACGGCGGGGCGACAGCGCCGGTCGGCACTCCCGACCCCGCGTCAGGGGAGTCCGCTCCGACGAGTGAGCCGTCGGATCGACGGCGTGCGCGCGGCATCCGGAACCGCCTCGAGCGGCGAGCTATCGCGCTGTTCGGCCTCGGAACGCTTGTCCTGCTGCTCGTGCTGTTCTACTACCCCGTGGCGACGGTGTTCGTCGAGGCGATCGTCGTCGAAGGCGCAATCACGCTCGCCGTCTTCGTCGACCTCCTGCGCGATCCGTTCTACTTCGGCGACCTCGCGCGGCTGTTCGCCGGGGAGTCGCCGCTGGCCGTCGCCGGGGATCTGCTCTCTGCCGACCGACGGCTCGGCGTCGTCGGTTTCACGGCCTATCAGGCGGCGCTCTCGAGTCTGCTCAGCGTCGCGCTGGGCGTCCCCGCCGCCTACGTGCTCGCACGCTACGAGTTCCGCGGACGGCAGACCCTCCGCTCGCTGACGGTGCTGCCGTTCGTCCTGCCGTCGATCATGGTCGCCGTCGGCTTCGTCGCGACGTTCGGGCAGAGCGGCACGCTAAACCGGGCACTGGGACTCGTCGGGCTCGGACCCGTAGAGATCATGTACTCGCTCGAGGCGGTCCTGATCGCCCACGCCTTCTACAACGCGCCGCTGGTGGCGCGGGTGACGACCGCCGCCTGGGAGTCGGTCGACGCGAGCGCGATCGAGACCGCTCGCAGCCTCGGCGCGAGCCCGTTCCGGGCGTTCCGGGACGTCGTCGCTCCGCAGCTGTACCCCGCCGTGTTGATGGGTGCCGCCTTGACGTTCGTCTTCACGTTCGGCACCTTCCCGATCGTGCTGGCGCTCGGCGGATTCAACCTGGCGACGGTCGAGGTGTTCGTCTACCGGCTGGTCCAGGACTTGAACTACACCGAGGCGGCCGCGCTGGCGATCGTCGAACTCGT
This DNA window, taken from Natronococcus sp. CG52, encodes the following:
- a CDS encoding TlpA family protein disulfide reductase, which encodes MTALERSEIDRRRLLRAAGASALVAIAGCAGDDGDDAEGESDDEEDADPESVDVPEDATWRTASLVDVSTDEEFRIADLDRPAVVHTFARGCAVCHAQQREFGEFYATAEGDVEIVDLTIDPNDDPDEIREYAEEDDFGWRFGTSPEPVTGSLVDSFGQDVTVSAASPVVLVCPDGEVYSLEKVVDGDQLESILAEVC
- a CDS encoding cytochrome c biogenesis protein CcdA, which codes for MISTVTALLEFFLIGLATPLTAACVLPLYPSFVAYLVSAGDGDRRTSEAVLGLLVVAGVIAFMAVVGLLWTIVLGAGIADAVQRLSPIAFGTLAVVGAALVVAPNGFARFPTIEPPHDRYPTLSAFGYGFFFGAIVIPCNPGLIALFFARSTVAFPRFDSQLEVVLGFLAFGLGIGAPLLAFALLSQSFGRRVTRTLARHSSPLNRLVGLVLLAVSLYYLLFVFSVGPGTGGLEPPIGSAAIPSVGALRVVSPAVRPAV
- a CDS encoding DUF6360 family protein, with amino-acid sequence MADRLMKVNAYTTLDLADAVAKGHDFETESLAVVNATADREEPDYVRLQFELDNMTEDHLPAHMEEIRLTPDEARSIATDLEKHASRVEQADGVRE
- a CDS encoding asparagine synthase-related protein: MQTALRADGWTRMDGVAVRGRAFEGERLLEGSALASRFADARGTDEPTLEAVASVAATLEGFFAAAVRGPDATHLVADGARSIPLYYDTRGTVVADQGQIVRDALEASHDPITESEFLLTRYVTGPETIWSGVRSTQPGEVVRVGSEGSTRRTYRDYWPANSADRRPDASRASPGQSRARLESALETALDRLERVAGDRPVVVPLSGGYDSRLLASALVERGREVIGFTFGRSGHPDVEASREIAARLGIRWEFCDYDESTWREWYHGPAGRAYRRRAFGGDALPFLAEWPAVRQLVAEGRLPTDALYCPGHTVATPSERLPQFAGERDDDAPSSSVGCGPAVDADDDVDDTDDRERVEPSLEALTDYVLERHYALWDWDDATFERAARERIRRGLLGDRDPGAVTDPESAAAAYERWEWRGRMATFTNGDLRAYEDAGLDWWLPLWDPAYVRAWERVPLEQRRGKGLHADLALEYYRRAADVPRDRVGVTDRSLSPIDRHLALVRYTPTRQFTERGGDWEPPFLAPRSAWSEPGSHPLSWYEILDDDLLDRLPPFRNLYALRTLAATGRLGIADPTGPVPDGSTLELPIEDRD
- a CDS encoding thiamine ABC transporter substrate-binding protein, with amino-acid sequence MRRRKFLTSGAAVAGVGLAGCISREGENGGTTGSTDDEDDILKVATYNSFVDAPSDSPGEWIADEFAERYDVEFEWQTPEQELNHYIERHNEGAEIEPELYLGLSPHELVRADREVEDGPLFAETDEDALENVADVEEEYYFDPHDRVIPTYSSYCAIVYDGRNVDTPETFEDLLGPEYEGEIGVSNPQRGTTGLLFLLWTIDRFGEDGYLEYWEKLMDNDARVLDSWSDVYAQFEEDEIPVVVSYSNDRVYADRFDNDLEKHQVSLLNDQAYANVSGMVRFADGTDNELANQFIDFVLDPEVQAVIAERNVTGPVNEKTELPEVYEEHAKVPDDTPFFDYEDLDANLSGWLDEWEQTVAGNY
- a CDS encoding MTH1187 family thiamine-binding protein; this translates as MTVFALLRVTPITGEDVTADVAAAVEALEEYDVEYETSPMATTLEADDVEELFAACAAAHRAVDAGEVQTLVQVDDKREKSMSASDKVDAVETELGREARSDRE
- a CDS encoding ABC transporter permease, which codes for MTDRNSARERDGPRTDGGATAPVGTPDPASGESAPTSEPSDRRRARGIRNRLERRAIALFGLGTLVLLLVLFYYPVATVFVEAIVVEGAITLAVFVDLLRDPFYFGDLARLFAGESPLAVAGDLLSADRRLGVVGFTAYQAALSSLLSVALGVPAAYVLARYEFRGRQTLRSLTVLPFVLPSIMVAVGFVATFGQSGTLNRALGLVGLGPVEIMYSLEAVLIAHAFYNAPLVARVTTAAWESVDASAIETARSLGASPFRAFRDVVAPQLYPAVLMGAALTFVFTFGTFPIVLALGGFNLATVEVFVYRLVQDLNYTEAAALAIVELVVSLGVLYGYLRYEANHVVRSRGVRPLARRPLSPPSFSLRELVPRAGIAVYAAIALVVFVSPIVSMLYASVSGPNGLTLDHYRFLLKRQQTAAAFQVRPWPAIRNSLVFAAGALALALPMGVVVSVLTTRRYRGRKLVDAVAMAPLAVSGIIVGIGLLRGPVFGIEISGWRFTMGGSIAIVAAHAVSCYPFVVRTVAPGLESVDGSLVESARALGASRARALIDVELPLVWPGVVAGAAFVVAISMGEFSSTVILATGTDQYTMPIAIERFIGRRLGPATAMGVVLLVVTSVSFVIIDRLGGESFGI